A window of the Hordeum vulgare subsp. vulgare chromosome 5H, MorexV3_pseudomolecules_assembly, whole genome shotgun sequence genome harbors these coding sequences:
- the LOC123395686 gene encoding ubiquitin-conjugating enzyme E2 36-like: MANSNLPRRIIKETQRLLSEPAPGISASPSEENMRYFNVMILGPTQSPYEGGVFKLELFLPEEYPMAPPKVRFLTKIYHPNIDKLGRICLDILKDKWSPALQIRTVLLSIQALLSAPNPDDPLADNVAKHWKANETEAVETAKEWTRVYANDA, translated from the exons ATGGCCAATAGCAACCTCCCCCGCCGCATCATCAAG GAGACGCAGCGGCTGCTCAGCGAGCCAG CTCCTGGGATCAGCGCTTCACCATCGGAGGAGAACATGCGCTACTTCAATGTCATGATCCTTGGCCCAACGCAGTCGCCGTATGAAG GAGGAGTATTCAAACTTGAGTTGTTTTTACCTGAAGAATATCCAATGGCTCCGCCAAAG GTTCGCTTTCTCACAAAAATTTACCATCCAAACATTGACAAG CTTGGGAGGATATGCCTTGATATCTTAAAGGACAAGTGGAGTCCTGCCCTTCAGATCCGAACAGTTCTTTTGAG TATTCAAGCACTCCTCAGTGCTCCAAATCCTGATGATCCGCTTGCTGACAATGTGGCAAAGCACTGGAAAGCCAACGAGACAGAAGCTGTGGAAACAG CCAAAGAGTGGACCCGTGTCTATGCTAATGATGCATGA